One Acetobacterium sp. KB-1 DNA segment encodes these proteins:
- a CDS encoding aminotransferase class V-fold PLP-dependent enzyme: MNSTEKIAYFDNAATTFPKPEKVYQYMDSFYRTYGVNVGRGQHRLANQARLLAEDTRERLLKLFDCNHNQKVILTPSATESLNVILQGLPWRNNMNVYISPFEHNAVTRILHHLSNTYQFDLHQLSVESLTLSYDLEKIKYQFQDNSPHIVVISHGSNVCGAVAPIKEIFEQAKLYEAITITDMAQTAGLLNTSLSNVKSDFTVFAGHKTLYGPLGVGGFIMDNSIKLKPLLYGGTGVDSANQDLPETLPERFEVGSPNVSAIAGLNAALQWIEETTIDAILKKEHENRSQLVNILKKYDIIKTFLPDERNSIGVVSSIFDGYGSDSIGKVLDKHQVAVRTGLHCSPTAHRFLKTFPGGTVRFSVSYFTSEEDFEMLGEALDYIEDNS, encoded by the coding sequence ATGAATTCAACAGAAAAAATAGCTTATTTTGATAATGCTGCAACAACCTTTCCTAAGCCAGAAAAAGTATATCAGTACATGGACTCTTTTTATCGAACCTATGGCGTCAATGTGGGAAGGGGACAACATCGCCTTGCCAATCAAGCAAGGTTATTAGCAGAGGATACGAGAGAACGATTATTAAAGCTTTTTGATTGCAATCACAATCAGAAAGTGATTCTTACCCCATCAGCCACAGAAAGTTTAAATGTTATTCTCCAGGGTTTGCCCTGGAGAAATAACATGAACGTTTATATTTCTCCCTTCGAGCATAATGCCGTTACCCGCATCTTACATCATCTTTCCAATACATATCAATTTGATTTACATCAGTTATCCGTCGAATCATTAACGCTTTCTTATGATTTAGAGAAAATAAAATATCAATTTCAAGACAACTCTCCGCACATCGTTGTAATTAGTCACGGCAGTAATGTTTGCGGCGCAGTCGCACCGATAAAAGAAATATTTGAACAGGCCAAACTTTATGAGGCTATCACAATAACCGATATGGCTCAAACCGCCGGTCTCCTCAACACAAGTTTAAGCAATGTAAAATCGGATTTTACTGTTTTTGCAGGGCATAAAACGCTGTATGGCCCCTTGGGGGTCGGCGGGTTTATTATGGATAACTCGATCAAATTAAAACCCTTACTTTACGGTGGTACGGGAGTGGATTCTGCTAATCAAGATCTTCCAGAAACCCTGCCAGAACGCTTTGAAGTTGGCAGCCCCAACGTTTCGGCAATCGCCGGTCTCAATGCGGCCCTGCAATGGATTGAAGAAACAACAATCGATGCAATTTTAAAAAAAGAACATGAAAACAGAAGCCAACTGGTTAATATTTTAAAAAAATACGACATCATCAAAACATTTTTGCCGGACGAGCGTAACAGCATTGGCGTGGTTTCAAGCATCTTTGATGGTTACGGCAGTGACAGCATCGGAAAGGTGTTAGATAAACATCAGGTAGCCGTGAGAACGGGGCTTCATTGTTCCCCAACTGCCCATCGGTTTTTGAAAACCTTTCCAGGCGGTACGGTGCGGTTTAGCGTGAGTTATTTTACGAGTGAAGAAGATTTTGAGATGTTGGGTGAGGCGTTAGATTATATTGAAGATAATAGTTAA
- a CDS encoding DEAD/DEAH box helicase family protein produces the protein MSLRDVEIKNEYRSLLDNVVKGFYNPLLKEAISYQRAVGFFSSSALIEITKGISGLIKNGGKIQIVASPYLSDKDIEAIRNGYEIREKIIYKAILDELKDVHTEFEVKSLNLLSNLISDGILDIKIAFTENKNNMGMYHEKMGIICDQEENKVAFSGSMNESSTAMYLNYETIDVFCNWSSKNESERVIAKEKAFDSIWNDREPNIHIIEFPDLKQEIIDKYKKVVINYNTDILEYRDDNWVKEDDAPYISGPAIPKNVKLHDYQIEAIDAWENNYYRGIFDMATGTGKTYTGLAGIVRLSKSVSNKLGVFVVCPYQHLIEQWVEDITAFGIKPLICYSSYDWKKKYRHLLNDYKLGVIDNFCVITTNVTFATDYFQKEIDKLDGEICLLVDEAHNFGAKKQLSCMKEVFKYRLALSATLERHYDEDGTQKLKDYFGEKCIVYSLERAIKEDKLCPYYYYPVPIYLDEDELELYNELTEKIGKILLSKGKNEGMPQSAEMLLIKRARIIAGARNKLTALYKIIKSEYSEDNQILVYCGATTIENSCYIEGQVEEEEKRQIEIVIDMLGNELGMRVSRFTSEENSVQREIIKANFTEGKMLQALVAIRCLDEGVNIPGIKTAFILASSTNPKEYIQRRGRVLRKAQNKPYAKIYDFVTLPRDLDIKKCKSELLKSEYSLIKREMERMEDFAALAENSSEVIKLQKKIEDYYDLNYIGGDEYEF, from the coding sequence ATGAGTTTAAGAGATGTAGAAATTAAAAATGAATATCGGTCATTGCTAGATAATGTCGTGAAAGGCTTTTACAATCCGTTATTGAAAGAAGCAATTTCATATCAAAGAGCTGTTGGTTTTTTTTCATCATCAGCACTGATTGAGATAACAAAAGGAATAAGTGGATTGATAAAAAATGGTGGAAAAATTCAAATAGTTGCTTCACCATATTTATCAGATAAAGATATAGAGGCTATTCGTAATGGCTATGAAATTAGAGAGAAGATCATTTACAAAGCTATTTTGGATGAGCTTAAAGATGTACATACTGAGTTTGAGGTAAAAAGCCTTAATCTTTTATCAAATCTGATATCAGATGGAATACTAGATATAAAAATAGCATTTACTGAGAATAAGAATAATATGGGAATGTACCATGAAAAGATGGGCATCATTTGTGATCAAGAAGAAAATAAAGTCGCTTTTTCTGGCTCAATGAATGAGTCTTCTACTGCAATGTATTTAAATTATGAAACGATTGATGTATTTTGCAACTGGAGTAGCAAGAATGAAAGTGAACGTGTGATTGCAAAAGAAAAGGCTTTTGATTCGATTTGGAATGATCGCGAGCCAAATATTCATATCATTGAATTTCCCGATTTAAAACAAGAAATTATTGATAAATATAAAAAGGTAGTAATAAACTACAATACTGATATTTTAGAATATCGAGATGATAACTGGGTTAAAGAAGATGATGCGCCATATATTTCTGGACCAGCCATCCCAAAGAATGTTAAGTTGCACGATTATCAAATAGAAGCAATAGACGCTTGGGAAAATAATTACTACCGAGGAATATTTGATATGGCTACAGGTACAGGCAAAACGTATACTGGTTTAGCCGGAATAGTAAGGTTGTCAAAAAGCGTTTCAAATAAACTTGGTGTATTCGTTGTCTGTCCTTATCAACATCTTATAGAGCAATGGGTTGAAGATATTACGGCATTTGGAATTAAACCGCTAATTTGTTATTCCTCATATGATTGGAAGAAAAAATATCGACATCTGTTGAATGATTACAAGTTAGGGGTTATTGATAATTTCTGTGTAATAACTACCAACGTAACTTTTGCAACAGACTATTTTCAAAAAGAAATTGATAAGTTGGACGGAGAAATTTGTCTTCTAGTTGATGAAGCACACAATTTTGGTGCGAAAAAGCAATTGTCATGTATGAAAGAAGTATTCAAGTATCGTTTAGCTTTATCGGCCACTCTCGAAAGACATTATGATGAAGATGGTACTCAAAAACTAAAAGACTATTTTGGTGAAAAGTGTATCGTATACTCATTAGAACGAGCAATTAAAGAAGATAAACTTTGCCCGTATTATTATTATCCGGTGCCAATATATTTAGATGAGGACGAATTAGAACTATACAATGAATTAACCGAAAAGATCGGAAAAATCTTATTAAGTAAAGGCAAAAACGAAGGGATGCCGCAATCAGCCGAAATGTTGTTAATTAAGAGAGCCCGAATAATTGCCGGTGCTAGAAATAAATTAACAGCCTTATATAAAATTATAAAATCAGAATATTCCGAGGATAATCAAATATTAGTGTATTGTGGAGCAACAACAATAGAAAATAGTTGTTATATCGAAGGACAGGTTGAAGAAGAGGAAAAGCGACAGATTGAAATAGTTATTGATATGCTCGGCAATGAATTAGGGATGAGGGTATCTCGATTTACCTCAGAAGAAAACTCAGTTCAGCGAGAAATTATAAAAGCTAATTTTACAGAAGGTAAAATGTTGCAAGCATTGGTTGCAATTAGGTGTTTGGATGAAGGTGTTAACATCCCAGGCATTAAAACAGCATTTATCCTTGCTAGTAGCACAAATCCTAAAGAATATATACAACGAAGGGGTAGAGTTTTAAGAAAGGCTCAAAATAAACCTTATGCTAAGATTTATGATTTTGTAACATTACCTCGGGATTTAGATATAAAAAAGTGCAAAAGTGAATTATTAAAAAGTGAATATTCTTTAATTAAGCGTGAGATGGAACGTATGGAAGACTTCGCAGCTTTAGCAGAAAACTCTTCAGAAGTTATAAAATTGCAGAAAAAAATAGAAGATTATTATGATCTTAATTACATAGGAGGTGACGAATATGAATTTTGA